The following are encoded together in the Thermoanaerobaculia bacterium genome:
- the hfq gene encoding RNA chaperone Hfq, translated as MNKPSINIQDGFLFQSLKDGRPMSIELVTGKHLEGKIRRFDRFAVVVEIAGREVMVYKHAIATIAHSGEG; from the coding sequence ATGAACAAGCCGAGCATCAATATCCAAGACGGATTCCTCTTTCAGAGTCTGAAGGACGGCCGGCCGATGAGCATCGAGCTCGTCACCGGCAAGCATCTCGAAGGCAAGATCCGGCGGTTCGATCGCTTCGCTGTCGTCGTCGAGATCGCGGGGCGCGAGGTCATGGTCTACAAGCACGCCATCGCGACCATCGCCCACTCGGGCGAAGGCTGA